One Methanocaldococcus infernus ME DNA segment encodes these proteins:
- a CDS encoding alkaline phosphatase family protein, producing the protein MRAILVLLDGLGDRPSEILGNKTPLEAAYTPNLDEFAKRGITGLMVPYKEGIPLGSEVAHLLLWGYSLNDFPGRGLIEALGEGIEVKDNEIYLRATFGFVEKHNGELLIKDRRTKDITKEEIEELIDSLPTYVNGYEFELKYTHDAHCILIIREENGWISDKISDSDPFYMNRHVLQICPIKKLCKSRMEYNKAKSTAKALNEYLKKCFKELDNHEINRKRAEMGKQKANMLLTKWAGKYKKVEPFSERWGMRGVVIGNSAVFCGLAKFLGLDYIKCGDFKKAIEMAVNLDYDFIHIHTKEIDEAAHTKNPELKKKVIEKIDACLEPLLNLENDLIIITGDHSTPSVGNLIHSGESVPITIVGKNVRRDDVKEFNERACAKGSLYIRACDLMNIILNYTDKALLFGLRPNRILRYIPDDNKTKHLKID; encoded by the coding sequence ATGAGGGCAATACTGGTTTTATTAGATGGTTTAGGAGACAGACCTTCGGAAATCTTAGGCAATAAAACGCCATTAGAAGCAGCATACACGCCAAATTTGGATGAATTTGCAAAAAGAGGGATAACGGGATTAATGGTTCCATATAAAGAGGGGATTCCATTAGGTTCTGAAGTGGCTCACCTTTTACTTTGGGGATACAGTTTAAATGACTTCCCAGGTAGAGGGTTGATTGAAGCACTTGGGGAAGGTATAGAGGTTAAAGATAACGAGATTTATTTAAGAGCAACGTTTGGTTTTGTTGAAAAACATAATGGAGAACTACTTATAAAAGATAGAAGAACAAAAGACATAACAAAAGAAGAGATTGAGGAGCTTATAGACAGTCTACCAACTTACGTTAATGGTTATGAATTTGAACTAAAATATACCCATGATGCACACTGTATTTTAATAATAAGGGAAGAAAATGGATGGATTTCAGATAAAATTTCAGATAGTGACCCATTTTATATGAACAGGCATGTTCTGCAAATCTGTCCAATAAAAAAACTCTGCAAAAGTAGGATGGAATATAACAAAGCAAAATCTACTGCTAAAGCATTAAACGAATATCTAAAAAAGTGCTTTAAAGAATTGGATAACCACGAAATAAATAGAAAAAGGGCAGAAATGGGGAAACAAAAAGCAAACATGCTATTAACAAAATGGGCAGGAAAATACAAAAAAGTAGAACCATTTAGTGAAAGATGGGGGATGAGAGGGGTTGTCATTGGTAATAGTGCAGTGTTCTGTGGTTTAGCGAAGTTTTTAGGATTGGATTATATCAAATGTGGAGATTTTAAAAAGGCAATTGAGATGGCAGTTAACTTAGATTATGATTTCATCCATATCCATACAAAAGAGATAGATGAGGCAGCCCATACAAAAAATCCAGAACTTAAAAAGAAAGTTATTGAAAAGATTGATGCATGTTTGGAACCTCTCTTAAACTTAGAGAATGATTTAATTATTATTACAGGAGATCACTCAACACCATCAGTTGGAAATTTAATTCACTCTGGAGAGAGTGTTCCTATAACAATAGTAGGAAAGAATGTTAGGAGAGATGATGTTAAGGAATTTAATGAGAGAGCATGTGCAAAGGGAAGTTTATATATAAGAGCATGTGATTTAATGAATATCATCTTAAACTACACAGATAAGGCTTTGTTATTTGGATTAAGACCAAACAGAATTTTAAGATATATTCCAGATGACAATAAAACAAAGCATTTAAAAATTGACTAA
- a CDS encoding RNA-guided pseudouridylation complex pseudouridine synthase subunit Cbf5 produces the protein MLVVREEAETDEKYGSYPEKRKIEDLIKYGIVVIDKPRGPTSHEVSSWVRKILNINKSGHGGTLDPKVTGVLPVALERAVRTIDLWHIPPKEYVCLMHLHRDIDEDKVREIFKEFTGKIYQRPPLKSAVKKRVRIRKIHELELLEKDGKDVLFRVKCQSGTYIRKLCEDIGEALGVSAHMQELRRTKSGNFEEKDCVYLQDLLDAYIFWKEDKDEEELRKIIKPMEKGLEHLKKIVVKDSAVDAICHGANVYVKGISKLSKDINRGDLVVVETLKGEAIGIGKALMSTKEILEKDKGEAVDMERVFMERGTYPRMWKKRG, from the coding sequence ATGTTAGTTGTTAGAGAAGAAGCTGAAACTGATGAAAAATATGGTTCTTACCCAGAGAAGAGGAAGATAGAGGATTTAATAAAGTATGGAATTGTAGTTATTGACAAACCAAGAGGACCAACATCTCATGAGGTGTCAAGCTGGGTTAGGAAAATTTTAAACATTAATAAGAGTGGCCATGGTGGAACCCTTGATCCTAAGGTTACTGGTGTCCTTCCTGTAGCCCTTGAGAGAGCTGTTAGAACTATAGACCTTTGGCACATCCCACCTAAGGAATATGTTTGTTTAATGCATTTACATAGAGATATAGATGAAGACAAAGTTAGGGAAATTTTTAAAGAATTTACTGGAAAGATTTATCAGAGGCCTCCTTTAAAGTCTGCAGTTAAGAAGAGGGTTAGGATTAGAAAGATACATGAGCTTGAACTCTTAGAGAAAGATGGAAAAGATGTTCTCTTTAGGGTTAAATGTCAGTCAGGAACTTACATAAGGAAGCTCTGTGAGGACATTGGAGAGGCATTAGGTGTTTCTGCCCACATGCAAGAGCTTAGGAGAACAAAGAGTGGGAACTTTGAGGAAAAAGATTGTGTCTATTTACAAGATTTATTAGATGCCTATATCTTTTGGAAAGAGGATAAGGATGAGGAAGAGTTAAGAAAGATAATAAAGCCAATGGAGAAGGGGTTAGAGCATTTAAAAAAGATTGTTGTTAAAGACTCTGCTGTTGATGCCATCTGTCATGGGGCTAATGTTTATGTTAAGGGGATATCTAAGCTAAGTAAGGACATAAATAGAGGGGACTTAGTAGTTGTTGAAACCTTGAAGGGAGAGGCTATTGGAATAGGAAAGGCTTTAATGAGCACAAAGGAAATTTTAGAGAAGGATAAGGGGGAAGCTGTTGATATGGAAAGGGTTTTCATGGAGAGAGGGACATATCCAAGAATGTGGAAAAAGAGAGGTTAA
- a CDS encoding AtpZ/AtpI family protein codes for MVIDFLIIIFTGFLIGYLIYEKTNNVAFLIIFILFSIVVAYLRLIKLMRRT; via the coding sequence TTGGTTATTGACTTCTTAATCATAATTTTCACTGGCTTTTTAATTGGCTATTTAATTTATGAGAAAACCAATAATGTAGCTTTTTTAATTATCTTTATTCTATTCTCTATTGTTGTAGCTTATTTAAGATTAATTAAATTGATGAGGAGGACTTAA
- a CDS encoding NAD(P)-binding protein: MKIAIVGSGLGGLLAGAILSRKHQITIYEKLPFIGGRFTNIEMEGFQLTTGALHMIPHGSRGYLAKALKLAGANVKIIDSKPDGTFLIGGKEYLYKELFSLLGVREKLKALKMATNLKIGNFDKDMSFGEFLEDVDLALKVGNSFTGWALSLSAYDVKMEEIYEIAKNYYKFGGPGVPIGGCKGVIDELERIILSRGGKIIKEYEVKKIEIDEKAYVDGEEFDKVISNISPKETERISNIKFLDKKIEEAKGIKISIASKRGLIKHSGVLFTPECERINGLNQVTNVDKSLAPEGYHLIMTHQAQITNNIKKEIDLGLEDIENLFKGIDYKILHIQSYRDGIPVNHAKSGIYIENIVNDKLLLVGDGAKGKGGIEVEGIAMGVLKVVNHIGY; this comes from the coding sequence TTGAAAATAGCTATTGTTGGTTCTGGCTTAGGTGGCTTATTAGCTGGAGCTATATTAAGTAGGAAACACCAAATAACAATCTATGAAAAACTTCCCTTTATTGGAGGGAGATTTACAAATATAGAGATGGAAGGTTTTCAACTAACAACTGGAGCTTTGCATATGATTCCTCATGGAAGTAGAGGATATTTAGCCAAGGCTTTAAAGTTGGCTGGAGCCAATGTAAAGATTATAGACTCTAAGCCAGATGGCACATTTCTTATAGGTGGGAAAGAATATTTATACAAAGAACTGTTTTCTCTTTTGGGGGTTAGAGAGAAGCTTAAAGCTTTAAAGATGGCTACAAATTTAAAAATTGGGAACTTTGACAAAGATATGAGCTTTGGAGAATTTTTAGAAGATGTAGATTTAGCTTTAAAGGTTGGAAATTCTTTCACTGGCTGGGCTTTATCCTTATCAGCCTATGATGTTAAGATGGAAGAGATCTATGAGATAGCCAAGAACTACTATAAATTTGGAGGGCCAGGGGTTCCAATTGGAGGATGTAAAGGAGTTATAGATGAGCTTGAAAGGATTATTTTAAGTAGGGGAGGGAAGATTATTAAAGAGTATGAGGTTAAAAAGATTGAAATAGATGAAAAGGCTTATGTTGATGGAGAGGAGTTTGATAAGGTTATAAGTAATATCTCTCCCAAAGAAACAGAGAGAATTAGCAATATAAAATTTTTAGATAAGAAGATTGAAGAGGCTAAAGGGATAAAGATAAGTATAGCCTCTAAGAGAGGTTTAATTAAACACTCTGGTGTTCTCTTCACTCCTGAGTGTGAAAGGATCAATGGACTTAACCAGGTTACAAATGTTGATAAAAGCTTAGCTCCTGAGGGTTATCATCTAATTATGACTCACCAAGCCCAGATAACAAACAACATAAAGAAAGAGATAGACTTAGGCTTAGAGGATATTGAAAATCTATTTAAGGGAATAGATTATAAGATTTTGCACATCCAATCATATAGGGATGGAATTCCTGTGAATCATGCTAAGAGTGGCATATATATAGAAAATATAGTTAATGACAAACTCTTATTAGTTGGAGATGGGGCTAAGGGAAAGGGTGGAATTGAGGTTGAAGGGATAGCTATGGGAGTGTTAAAGGTGGTTAACCATATTGGTTATTGA
- the hmdB gene encoding 5,10-methenyltetrahydromethanopterin hydrogenase cofactor biosynthesis protein HmdB: MIDEIYRRLEDKYFLEKGLIDREEALKLFSIDKVRDYLELFKISSLVRDKFKEKIEITSTIHITNICKISPKCLYCGFAAGTSEEGYYKGFRLSDEEIKRCALAIEESGIRRVSCSSAHTERGEVVRAARIVKENTNLEVLVNAGSDLTEEHIKELKKLRVETVCCNLETINEEIFKRVKPGEELEDRIKVCKLVNKYGIELSSGLLIGIGESYEDRVDHLFFLKENFEIGEIPIMGFNPYKGTPMEHFEKCHPLEQGKTIAITRLIFPKIRITSPSPTIGAENIYLPLMAGASNIATVIPKNYPLLVKGVGNPKTANLEEVVKTIEMLNLKPKLDLERFRRYYDRYNRDVQRYW; this comes from the coding sequence ATGATAGATGAAATTTATAGAAGATTGGAAGATAAGTATTTTTTAGAGAAGGGGTTAATAGATAGAGAAGAAGCTCTAAAACTTTTTTCAATTGATAAGGTTAGAGATTATTTAGAATTATTTAAGATTTCTTCCCTTGTTAGAGATAAATTTAAAGAGAAGATAGAGATAACTTCTACTATACATATAACTAATATTTGTAAGATAAGCCCTAAATGCCTATACTGTGGCTTTGCAGCAGGAACTTCTGAAGAAGGCTACTATAAAGGGTTTAGGCTAAGTGATGAAGAGATAAAGAGATGTGCCTTAGCCATAGAGGAGAGTGGGATTAGAAGGGTTAGCTGTTCCTCAGCCCATACTGAGAGAGGAGAGGTTGTTAGAGCAGCAAGGATAGTTAAGGAGAACACTAACTTAGAGGTTTTAGTTAATGCTGGCTCTGATTTAACTGAAGAGCATATAAAAGAGCTAAAAAAGTTAAGAGTTGAAACAGTTTGCTGTAACTTGGAAACAATAAATGAAGAAATATTTAAAAGAGTTAAACCTGGAGAAGAGTTAGAAGATAGAATTAAGGTTTGTAAGTTGGTTAATAAGTATGGAATAGAGTTATCTTCTGGCCTACTTATTGGTATAGGAGAGAGTTATGAAGATAGAGTTGACCACCTATTCTTTTTAAAGGAGAACTTTGAGATTGGGGAGATCCCAATAATGGGCTTTAATCCCTACAAAGGGACACCTATGGAGCATTTTGAAAAGTGCCATCCATTAGAGCAGGGTAAGACAATAGCTATAACAAGGCTAATTTTTCCAAAGATTAGGATAACTTCTCCATCTCCAACTATTGGAGCTGAAAACATCTATCTCCCTTTAATGGCTGGAGCCAGTAATATAGCTACAGTGATCCCTAAGAACTATCCTCTATTGGTTAAAGGTGTTGGAAATCCTAAGACAGCAAACTTAGAAGAGGTTGTTAAAACCATAGAGATGTTAAACCTAAAACCAAAACTTGACCTTGAAAGGTTTAGGAGATACTATGATAGGTATAACAGAGATGTACAAAGATATTGGTGA
- the hcp gene encoding hydroxylamine reductase, whose protein sequence is MFCFQCQEAARNEGCTVRGVCGKDEETANLQDLLVYTIKGLAYVCNKGYLDEEITDYIPKALFTTITNVNFDKNDIISYIKRGVELREKVIEKLNLNREELPKQATWTYESDEDIIKMANSDEVRILAEKNEDIRSLKELITYGIKGIGAYLTHAMRLGYNNEEIHKFIIRAFSRLIESEDVDELFNLALETGKYAVETLALLDKANTETYGHPEITEVSLEVRDRPGILISGHDLKDLEELLEQSKGQGVDIYTHSEMLPAHYYPFFKKYEHFAGNYGGSWWRQTEEFEKFNGPIVMTTNCLVPPKDSYKDRVYVTNEVGYPGLKRIPEKNGKKDFSEVIEHAKKCKPPTPLEKGKIVGGFAHNQVLALADKIIEAVKSGKIRKFVVMAGCDGRHKTREYYTEFAKKLPKDTVILTCGCAKYRFIKLDLGEIDGIPRVLDAGQCNDSYSLVKIALALKDAFGLEDINDLPIAYNIAWYEQKAVAVLLALLYLGVKNIVLGPTLPAFLSENVAKVLVEKFGISQITTVDEDIKRLVG, encoded by the coding sequence ATGTTCTGTTTCCAATGCCAAGAGGCTGCAAGAAATGAAGGCTGTACAGTAAGAGGAGTCTGTGGGAAGGATGAAGAAACTGCAAACCTTCAGGATTTATTAGTTTATACTATAAAAGGTTTAGCCTATGTTTGCAATAAGGGCTATTTAGATGAAGAAATTACAGATTATATACCAAAAGCTCTCTTCACAACAATAACAAATGTCAATTTTGATAAAAATGACATTATAAGCTATATAAAGAGAGGGGTTGAGCTAAGAGAGAAGGTTATAGAGAAGTTAAACTTAAATAGGGAAGAGCTTCCTAAGCAAGCCACTTGGACTTATGAGAGTGATGAAGATATAATAAAGATGGCTAACTCTGATGAAGTCAGAATCTTAGCTGAAAAAAATGAAGATATTAGAAGTTTAAAGGAACTTATCACCTATGGAATTAAAGGGATTGGTGCTTATCTAACCCATGCCATGAGGTTAGGATACAACAATGAGGAGATACATAAATTTATAATTAGAGCTTTCTCAAGGCTAATTGAAAGTGAAGATGTTGATGAGCTCTTTAACTTAGCCTTAGAAACTGGAAAGTATGCAGTTGAAACCCTTGCATTATTGGATAAGGCAAACACTGAAACTTATGGACATCCAGAGATAACAGAGGTTAGCTTAGAAGTGAGAGATAGGCCAGGAATATTAATAAGTGGTCATGATTTAAAAGACTTGGAAGAGTTGTTAGAGCAGAGTAAGGGGCAAGGTGTAGATATCTATACACACTCTGAAATGTTGCCAGCTCACTATTACCCATTCTTTAAGAAGTATGAGCACTTTGCTGGAAACTATGGAGGATCTTGGTGGAGACAGACAGAGGAGTTTGAAAAGTTCAATGGGCCAATAGTGATGACAACAAACTGTTTAGTACCTCCTAAGGATAGTTATAAAGATAGAGTCTATGTCACTAATGAAGTTGGCTATCCAGGATTAAAGAGAATTCCTGAGAAGAATGGGAAGAAAGACTTTAGTGAAGTTATTGAGCATGCTAAAAAGTGTAAGCCACCAACACCTTTAGAGAAGGGTAAGATAGTTGGAGGCTTTGCCCACAACCAAGTTTTAGCCTTAGCAGATAAGATAATAGAGGCTGTGAAAAGTGGAAAGATTAGAAAGTTTGTTGTCATGGCTGGATGTGATGGAAGACATAAAACAAGGGAATACTATACTGAATTTGCCAAGAAGTTGCCAAAGGATACAGTTATCTTAACCTGTGGATGTGCAAAGTATAGGTTTATAAAATTAGACTTAGGAGAGATTGATGGGATCCCAAGAGTTTTAGATGCTGGGCAATGTAATGACAGTTACTCATTAGTTAAGATAGCCTTAGCCTTAAAGGATGCCTTTGGATTAGAAGATATTAATGATCTCCCTATAGCCTATAATATAGCTTGGTATGAGCAGAAGGCTGTGGCTGTGTTATTAGCACTACTATACTTAGGAGTTAAGAACATAGTCTTAGGCCCTACATTGCCAGCATTCTTATCTGAGAATGTAGCTAAGGTTTTAGTTGAGAAATTTGGAATCTCTCAAATAACTACTGTAGATGAAGATATTAAAAGGCTGGTTGGCTAA
- a CDS encoding cupin domain-containing protein — translation MIEKVYNFTTNANKKLIEKIVNTEHVIINHMVLPKGEKIPKHISNSYVHLIIIKGEMTLTLEDQEPNLYKEGSIVYVPFNTKMLIENKTSDLLEFFVIKAPHPKKLGAPEEAIKCE, via the coding sequence GTGATAGAGAAGGTTTATAACTTTACAACCAATGCTAATAAGAAGTTAATTGAGAAGATAGTTAATACTGAGCATGTTATTATAAATCATATGGTCTTACCAAAGGGAGAGAAGATTCCTAAGCATATATCTAACTCCTATGTCCATCTAATTATAATTAAAGGAGAGATGACACTAACTTTAGAGGATCAGGAACCTAATCTTTATAAAGAAGGAAGTATAGTTTATGTCCCATTCAATACAAAGATGCTAATTGAAAATAAAACCTCTGATTTGCTGGAGTTTTTTGTTATAAAGGCTCCACATCCTAAAAAGTTAGGGGCTCCAGAAGAGGCTATAAAGTGTGAATAA